The Ischnura elegans chromosome 1, ioIscEleg1.1, whole genome shotgun sequence genome contains a region encoding:
- the LOC124173023 gene encoding protein yellow: MAAAWTSALVAILAVAVASAAPSCDPTPTSPVLDLSFSWHGVVFEWPCLSTKNIYVSSGRYIPKNVIPTRVQFSREYAFVALPRYRPGVPVTLARASLKTKACAPVFVPFPCWSLQEEGNCNALQNVVDIFLDANEILWALDVGVVNTLEQPIRRCPPKIVGISTKTGQLVKVVDLSSLVCSASRLQYVVADVAPDGHTFLYVSDAATRSLIVYDVHRGRGFRVMLPKAVTEGCASRDVLYLALSRRPCGATVLFISYLSSSRLFSIRTEYLRRGTPNGRLITAGDKPSKLIVLGTDGGSALFFRYKGEGDIYMWNTLTCFKSDNFELVQRGGPCRLSTHVAPGYKKLMWTLESNFHDYIQGSTGCVGASIRLQPIYKN, from the coding sequence ATGGCCGCCGCTTGGACGAGTGCGCTCGTCGCCATCTTGGCCGTCGCCGTGGCCTCTGCCGCCCCCAGCTGCGACCCCACCCCCACCTCCCCCGTCCTCGACCTCTCCTTCTCGTGGCACGGCGTCGTCTTCGAGTGGCCCTGCCTCTCCACCAAGAACATCTACGTCTCCTCCGGGCGATACATCCCAAAGAACGTCATCCCCACCAGGGTGCAGTTCTCCCGCGAATACGCCTTCGTCGCCCTGCCCAGGTATCGCCCAGGCGTGCCCGTGACCCTTGCACGCGCCAGCCTCAAGACCAAGGCGTGTGCCCCCGTCTTCGTCCCCTTCCCCTGCTGGAGCCTCCAGGAAGAGGGCAACTGTAACGCCCTCCAGAACGTGGTCGACATCTTCCTCGATGCCAACGAGATCCTCTGGGCCCTCGACGTGGGCGTGGTCAACACCCTGGAACAGCCCATCCGCCGATGCCCCCCCAAGATCGTCGGAATCAGCACCAAGACCGGTCAGCTGGTCAAGGTCGTCGACCTGTCCAGCCTCGTCTGCTCGGCCAGTCGCCTCCAGTACGTCGTGGCCGACGTCGCTCCCGACGGCCACACCTTCCTCTACGTCAGCGACGCCGCGACGCGCTCCCTGATCGTGTACGACGTCCACCGTGGTCGCGGATTCCGCGTGATGCTGCCCAAGGCCGTGACCGAGGGCTGCGCTTCCCGCGACGTGCTCTACCTGGCGTTGTCTAGGCGCCCCTGCGGAGCCACCGTGCTCTTCATCTCGTACCTCTCATCCTCTCGCCTCTTCTCCATCCGCACCGAGTACTTGCGCAGGGGCACGCCCAACGGACGCCTGATCACGGCCGGAGACAAGCCCAGCAAGCTGATCGTGCTGGGCACGGACGGAGGCTCCGCTCTCTTCTTCCGCTACAAGGGAGAGGGCGACATCTACATGTGGAACACGCTGACCTGCTTCAAGAGCGACAACTTCGAGCTGGTCCAGCGCGGAGGACCGTGCAGGCTGTCCACACACGTCGCCCCCGGCTACAAGAAGCTCATGTGGACGCTGGAGTCCAACTTCCACGACTACATCCAGGGAAGCACAGGGTGCGTGGGTGCCAGCATCAGGCTGCAGCCCATCTACAAGAACTGA